A region of Paraburkholderia largidicola DNA encodes the following proteins:
- the urtD gene encoding urea ABC transporter ATP-binding protein UrtD produces MNENPMVPDLSLAEEHDGRALSGVASMGRVVTPGEIDVSHGAILYLEDVTVSFDGFRALNALSLSIDVGELRCIIGPNGAGKTTMMDVITGKTSPDSGKVFLGQTIDLTRMNEPSIARAGIGRKFQKPTVFEQHPVWENLELAMKTDKGWLASLRARLDRAAQARIEETLSLIRLEGEALRPAGELSHGQKQRLEIGMLLMQQPALLLLDEPAAGMTDDETMELAALLNHLRGTCSMMVVEHDMEFVAALAGDTGKVTVMAEGRVLAQGTLDEVKRDAAVVESYLGR; encoded by the coding sequence ATGAACGAAAACCCGATGGTTCCTGATCTTTCGCTGGCTGAAGAACATGATGGCCGCGCGCTTTCCGGCGTGGCGTCGATGGGACGCGTGGTCACGCCTGGCGAGATCGACGTATCGCATGGGGCGATTCTCTATCTGGAAGACGTGACGGTTTCGTTCGATGGCTTTCGCGCGTTGAATGCGTTGTCGCTGTCGATCGATGTCGGCGAGTTGCGCTGCATTATTGGGCCGAATGGCGCCGGCAAGACGACGATGATGGACGTCATTACGGGGAAGACTTCGCCTGATTCGGGCAAGGTGTTTCTTGGGCAGACGATCGATCTCACGCGGATGAACGAGCCTTCGATTGCACGCGCCGGGATTGGGCGCAAGTTTCAGAAGCCGACTGTGTTCGAGCAGCATCCCGTCTGGGAGAACCTCGAACTGGCGATGAAAACCGACAAGGGTTGGTTGGCGTCGTTACGCGCGCGGCTGGATCGTGCGGCGCAGGCGCGGATCGAAGAGACTTTGTCGTTGATTCGTCTCGAAGGCGAGGCGCTGCGGCCTGCTGGTGAGCTTTCTCATGGGCAGAAGCAGCGGCTCGAGATCGGGATGTTGTTGATGCAGCAGCCTGCTTTGTTGTTGCTCGATGAGCCTGCGGCTGGCATGACTGATGATGAGACTATGGAACTCGCTGCTCTTCTTAACCACTTGCGTGGGACCTGTTCCATGATGGTTGTTGAGCATGATATGGAGTTTGTGGCTGCTTTGGCCGGTGACACCGGTAAGGTTACTGTGATGGCCGAAGGCCGGGTTCTTGCGCAAGGGACGCTTGATGAGGTCAAGCGTGATGCTGCTGTGGTTGAGAGTTATTTGGGGCGTTGA
- the urtC gene encoding urea ABC transporter permease subunit UrtC — protein MTSATSSASTSVDARADAQASERERLEGFALGLPPRPALLSRRAWQFLIALIIAIGLGVPFTALVLPETSTFHLSAYAMTITGKFMCYAIAALALDLVWGYCGILSLGHGLFFALGGYAIGMYLMRAIGHDGKYGSDLPDFMVFLDWHQLPWYWEGTQHLAYALLLVVLVPAVLAWVFGFFTFRSRVKGVYLSIITQAMTFAAMLLFYRNETGFGGNNGFTDFKRIAGYPITHAGTRTALFLLTFAMLVLAFIGARAIVTSKLGRVVTAVRDGETRLMFLGYSPLAYKLFIWTVSAVLCGIAGALYVPQVGIINPGEMSPGNSIEMAIWVAVGGRGTLIGPIIGAFAVNGAKSFFTAYFAEYWLFFLGLIFVLVPLLLPNGIMGLFELATRKRNR, from the coding sequence ATGACATCCGCGACTTCTTCCGCTTCCACGTCCGTCGATGCACGCGCCGACGCTCAGGCGAGCGAACGCGAACGCCTCGAAGGCTTCGCGCTCGGCTTGCCGCCCCGCCCTGCCCTGCTGTCGCGGCGCGCGTGGCAGTTCCTGATCGCATTGATCATCGCGATCGGACTCGGCGTGCCGTTCACGGCGCTGGTGTTACCCGAAACGAGCACGTTCCATCTGTCCGCGTACGCGATGACGATCACCGGCAAATTCATGTGCTATGCGATTGCCGCGCTGGCGCTCGATCTCGTCTGGGGTTACTGCGGCATCCTGAGTCTTGGTCATGGGTTGTTCTTCGCGCTCGGCGGCTACGCGATCGGCATGTACCTGATGCGCGCGATCGGCCATGACGGCAAGTACGGCAGCGACCTGCCCGACTTCATGGTGTTTCTCGACTGGCATCAGTTGCCGTGGTACTGGGAAGGCACGCAGCATCTCGCGTATGCGCTGCTGCTGGTCGTGCTGGTGCCTGCCGTGCTCGCCTGGGTGTTCGGCTTCTTCACGTTCCGCTCGCGCGTGAAGGGCGTGTATCTGTCGATCATCACGCAGGCGATGACCTTTGCCGCGATGCTGCTGTTCTATCGCAACGAGACGGGCTTTGGCGGCAACAACGGCTTCACCGATTTCAAGCGGATTGCGGGCTATCCGATCACGCATGCCGGCACGCGGACCGCGCTTTTTCTTTTGACGTTTGCGATGCTCGTGCTTGCGTTCATCGGCGCGCGCGCAATCGTGACTTCGAAGCTCGGACGCGTGGTCACGGCTGTGCGCGACGGCGAGACGCGTCTGATGTTCCTCGGCTATAGCCCGCTTGCGTACAAGCTGTTCATCTGGACGGTGTCGGCCGTGCTGTGCGGCATTGCGGGCGCGCTGTATGTGCCGCAGGTCGGCATCATCAATCCGGGCGAGATGTCGCCGGGCAACTCGATCGAAATGGCGATCTGGGTGGCGGTGGGCGGACGCGGCACGTTGATCGGGCCGATTATCGGCGCGTTTGCGGTGAATGGCGCGAAGAGCTTTTTCACGGCTTATTTTGCGGAGTACTGGCTGTTCTTTTTGGGTTTGATCTTCGTGCTCGTGCCGTTGCTGTTGCCGAACGGGATCATGGGGCTGTTCGAGCTCGCAACACGCAAGAGGAACCGCTGA